The genomic DNA GCGTTGCTTGGAATCAACTCAGCCATACTTAGTAGAAGTGGCGGAAATAATGGAATTGGCTTTGCAATACCATCAAATATGGTAAAAACAATCGCTCAAAAGCTTATCGCCGATGGCAAAATAAGTCGTGGATATATCGGCGTTATGATTTCAAATCTCACAGACGACCAAAAAGAGATTTATAAAAGCAAAAAAGGCGCTCTTATTTCAAATGTAGAAAAAGATAAACCAGCCGATAAAGCAGGACTAAAAAGAGGCGACCTAATAATCAAAATCGATGATCAAAATGTAGAAAATGCAACCGACCTTAAAAATATCATAGGCTCACTTGCCCCAAATAAAGAGATAAAAGTCACTTACGAAAGAGCTGGTCAAAATAGCACAACTGAGCTAAAACTCATAGATATGGATAATACAAGCGCTGTTAAGAAAAACGACTATAGCTCAGACGGGCTGACATTAAAAAATTTAAGTGATGATGTAAGAGCTAAAAACCAAATTCCAAAAGATATAAAAGGTATCATCATCGCAGAAGTCGCACCCAACTCAAATGCCGCAAATGCAGGATTTGAAGTAGGAGATGTGATAATCCAAGTCAATGAAACAACAATAAATAGCATAGATGACTACGTCAAAGAGCTAAAAAATAGTAGAAAACAAGATAGAAAACTTATGATTTGGATTAACCGTTTAGGCGTTCTTATGGGACTTGTTTTAAAATAGATTAGTCCAAATTTGAAAAATTTCCAAATATTTATCCTAGTGAGTTATAATCGCTTTTTTAATAAAAGGCGATTATAATGATAAATATTTTAATGATAGAAGATGATTTAGAGCTTGCTGAGATACTCACTGAATACCTTGAGCAATTTGATATAAAAGTAACAACCTGCGATGACCCATATATCGGACTTTCTACGCTAAATACAAGCAAATTTGACCTAACCATACTTGATCTTACTTTACCAGGAATTGACGGGCTTGAAGTTTGCAAAGAGATCAGAAAAAGACACAGCATACCTATCATAATCTCAAGCGCAAGACACGATCTAAGCGACAAAGTAAATGCCTTTGAGTTTGGCGCTGATGATTATTTGCCAAAGCCATATAATCCCCAAGAGCTTCTAGCCCGCATAAAAAGCCACTTAAGAAGACGTAGCATAACCGAAGAAGAGACAAAATCAATCAAAAAAGATCTAGTTTGTGATGATTTTAAGCATATCATTACCCTAGAGGGCGTCCCATTAAATTTAACAGTCGCAGAGTATGACATACTAAGCTATCTAATCAAAAAAGAAGGCGGAGCCATAAGCAGAGAAGAGCTGATATACAACTGCGATTCTATCAATGAAGACAGCACAAACAAAAGCATCGACGTCATCATAGGACGCATTAGAGCCAAGCTTGGCGAAAATCCAAAAGATCCAAAATACATTCACGCTATAAGAGGCGTAGGATACAAGCTAGAGCAATGAAATTTTCATCTATATTTTACACTATAACCTTTATTTTTGTCATCGCAACGACTAGTATATTTCTAGCTTTTTTGTGGCTTATGGACTATGACAAACAAAACTATTCAAGAGAGCTAAACACAAAATACTCAGTCGTAGCAAGAGCGACCTTGCTTCACTTAAATGAGCTTATAAGCGATGAAGAGTACGAGAATCAGACAAAAGATCTTGATATGTCAAAGCTTAGCAATAAAGCAAAAATAGATGAAATCCTAAAAAACGCCCTTGTGCTAGAAGAGATTTCAGCAGAGATTGGATCTAGTGCGATTTTGCTCTACAAAAAGCAAAATTATCTAAAAATTTCGCACAATGACACGACTTTGCTCCTTAAAGACAATGACTATCAGCCATACAGATACGATATAATCAAAGTAATATTTGGGCTTGTATTTTTCATACTTCTTGTAACTTATGTCTTTATCATCAAAAAGATAAAACCACTAAGAAAGCTAAAAAGACAGATTGATAAATTCGCTACTGGCGATCTAAATATACAAAATATCTCCACTGGAAACGATGAGATTTCAGAGGTCGCAGACGCCTTTTACAACGCAGTGACGCAGATCAAAAACCTAAACCACTCACGCCAACTTTTCTTGCGAAATATCATGCACGAGCTAAAAACCCCAATCACAAAAGGTAGAATCACTGCCGAGATGATAGAAAAAAACAAAAATCAAGAGAGATTAATCGGTGTTTTTGAAAGACTTGAGAGCCTTATCAATGAATTTGCCGCAGTCGAAAGAGCGACTTCAGGCCTACTTATAGAAACAGCCAAACCATGCAACATAATAGACATAATTGATGAAGCAATAGATCTAGCAATGGTAGAAAAAGAGTACGTAAGCGTGCATATAATTAGCGATATTAGCATAAACGCAGACTTCAAGCTCATCTCAATCGCATTTAAAAATATGATAGATAATGGCTTAAAATATTCAAACGACAAGCATATCACAATCTCAGTAAATGAAAATAGTATCAAATTTATCACTCAAGGTCAAAAACTAGAAAACGACCTTGCATACTACATCGAGCCTTTCACCCAAGGCAGCAACGCCAAAAAAAGCTTTGGTCTTGGGCTATACATCGTCGATAATATTCTAAAAAGTCACGGTTTAAATTTGGAATACGAGTATAAAAACGGCTTAAATATATTTAAATTTTGTGGCTTAGGTGGCGAGTCCACCAAAAAACAAAATAGCTCCAGCTAGCCCAACCAAAACTGCCACTAGCTTGAATTTATAGGCTAATGGCAAGGCAAGATTGAAAGCCACAAATAGCCAAAATGGCGTTGAAATCTGAGTGCTTGTATCGGCGTATTGGATAAATTTAAGCATAAGCTCATCAAAAATCCCGCCGATTCCAAAAATATGCAAAAACACGCTCAAAGGATAAAACAACACAAAAACATAACCCAAAGGTATGACGCTAAGCTGAAACAAACCAGCTGGACTAAAGAAGTAAAATACTGGCAAATTCATCGCACTAAATACAAATATTTCAAGCATTAAGCCGTGCAAAATCATCATTTTAGGGCTTTTGAGATCCTTTTTATCCCCAAAATGATGAATGTATAAAAAGATAAAAAATACACCCAAACAAGAAAAATAAAATCCTATTGAAAACACTAAATTTGGCACAAAAATCATAGATAAAATGACGCACAAAAGTAGATTTTCTATCTTAAAAACCTTAAGCCCAAAGCTCACTAGCACAAACCCAACCACGCCCATCACATACGAGCGTAAAAAACTAGGCGTAAAATCCAAAATCCACAGATAAAATCCAAGACAAACAAATATAAAAAGCGAGATTTCAAAGTTGATATTTCTGTACGGAAAAAACCTATCGCTAAGCCTTGCGTAGGCAAATTTGATGATAAAAAACATCACCCCAAATATAATCCCAAGATGAAATCCGCTGATTGCGATGATGTGAGCTATGCCCCAGCTTGTCACGTCGCCCCTCAAATCCTTGCTAATAGGCGTGGCGAGATAAAGCGCTGAGTAAAGCTCCTTTAGCTTTGGGCTTTGGTGCTGAGAGGTGATGAAATTTTGGAGTTTGTCTTTTAGATTTGGCTCTTTTTGCAAGTTCTCTATTTTGAAATTTGGCATATAAAATACGCCTTTTATATAATCTTTAAATTTAACCTGTTTGGTTATAACGCCGATTTTTAGGTAGTTTGCTTGGATCTCTTTTTTGCTTGTTGTATAAAACTCAAAATCATCTGCACGAAGCTTTAATACAAAATAACTTTTATCGTTTTTAGTTTTTTGATAGTTTTGCAAGACTTTTGCGTCCAAAAACGCATAATCCTTGCTAGTAAATTTACTAAATTTATAATACTCAAAAGCCAAATTTAGGCTAAAAATACAAAGACAAACCGCCACAAAAATCGCAATTTGCCTTGTATTTTCAAATATTTTCATCTATTTAGCTATTGATTTATAATAGTTTAGCTCATCGTTTAAAAGTAGATATTTTTGATTTAAAAGTGAGTTTTGAGCTGAGATTAAAGCGTTTTTAGCTTCAAGCAAATCCTTTAACTCCACCCTACCAAAATCATATTTATTCTCATAAATCTCCACGATTTTTTGATTATGCTCTTTTATTTGCTCAAAATTTAGATATCTTTTTTTGTCAATATCATAAAAACCAACGTATTTTATGACTTCATTTGCTGCATTGCTTAGTGTTTTTTCATAGCCTAAAACATTTTTTCTAAACTCAAGTTCTGAGATATTTATCTGTTTTTTTAGCCTTGAATAATCCAAAAATGGCAAGTTTATATTTAAGTTTCCACCAAGTATATTAAATCCAAAACTATCACTAAATTTGCTCGCCGAATCGCTCAAACTAGCCCCTAAACTCACGCTTGGATAGAGATTTTTTTCGCTTATTTTATAATCATAAAAACTAGAATTAAGCTTAGAAATCGCAGCGTTTATATCTGGTCTTTTGCCAAGCTCTTCAAATTTAATCTCAAGCCCGATATCTGTAGTTTGCACCGCCTCAAGACTAAATTTATCAAGCAAAATCTCGCTTCTTGTTAGATTTTTTAAAATCTCATAGTTGCTCTCTTGGGCTCTTTTTTGGCTTAAAAGCTGGTTTTGCACGTTTAAGATATTTTGCTTGCTTTGTCGCACACTCAAAATCTCCTCCTTGCCAAGCTCATATTTTAATCTCACGAGTTCATCAAGGGATTTTAGATTTTCTAAATTCAGCTCCAAATTTCGCACCACGTCATTTACATAAAGTATATTAAAATACGTATCAACGACTGAATTTACGATAGTTAGCTTTAGATTTTGCAAGTCTAGCTCACTTGTTTTTGCGTCCCAAAGCCTTGCATCATAATTGTCTAAAATTTTACCAAAAATATCAAGCTCATAACTCAAAGAAAAGTTACTAGAAAAGCCATTTTTCCAATCATTTGATGTAGAAATATCTCTTTGGGTTGTCGCCTTTGCTCCAGCTTGGGCAGTCGGGAAAAGATCATCTTTTGCTACTCCAGCTTTTAAAAGAGCTTGCCTTAGGTTAAGAGCTGCTACATTTACATCTTCATTATTTTTTAGAGCCGTTTTGACAAGCGAATTTAGAGTGCTTTGGTTAAAATCTATATACCAAACTGGCTCATAAAAGCTAACTTCTTTTACTTCATAATTCAAACTCTTTGCAGCGCACCCGGCAAATAAAAATCCAAGTAAAATAACCAATATATTTTTCAAATTTACTCCCTTAAAAGTGCATCTATAGGATTTAGTCTTGATGCGTTTCTTGCTGGTATATAACCAAAAATAATTCCTATCAAACTAGAAACTCCAATAGCAATCACGATTGAAGCCGTGCTAAATATCATAGTAAATCCAGCCCCAGCTAAATTCACCAAATATCCTATCGCATACGCCAGCCCTACTCCCACAACGCCGCCAATAGCACAAAGTAAAATCGCCTCTATCAAAAACTGAAGCATTATGTCGTTTGATTTAGCGCCGATTGCCATTCTGATGCCTATCTCTTTTGTCCGCTCAAATACGCTTACAAGCATGATATTCATTACACCAATTCCACCTACCATAAGCGATATAAGTGCGATTCCAGATATCAAAAGACTCATTGTATTCATAGTGCTTTGGACTGTTTGCATTATCGTATCAGTGTTTCTAGTGAAAAAATCCTTTGCTCCACGCCTTACTTGCATGACTTCGATTATGCTTTGCTCGGCCACTTGAGCGTTTACGCCATCTTTTAATTTGACTGCTATGGATCTTATATTTCTATCGCCAGTTAGCTTATTCATCGTTGTCGTATATGGTGCAAACACAGTCAAACTATCACCGCTAAATGATGTATCTTCTCTATTTGCTACGCCTATTATAGTAAAAGGCTGACGGTTAAAAAGTATAACCTTGCCAATTGGATCAACGTCCTTGAAAAACTCTTTTTTGACAAATTGATCTATGATAATGTTTGATTTTGAGAGATAAATATCTTCAGCTACAAAATCTCTACCGCTGCTTATCTTTACATTTGAGATAGAAAGCGAGTTTTGACTACCACCTCTAAGGCTTGCATCTAGGCTTTTATTAGCATACGTTAGAAGTCCGCTTGTGTTCATTCTAGGAGTAGAATAATCCACAAAATCAAGCTGCTCTAAGAAATTTGAATCATCTATGGTTAGGCTTTTGACCTTGTTTGAGTTCCTATCGCCAAAGCCCTTTCCAGGATACAAGCTTATGGTGTTTGTGCCCATATTATTTATATCTGCTAGGATTTTTTCTTGACTACCTTTTGCAAGAGCTACCACGCATATCACTGAAGCTATGCCGATGATAATACCAAGCATAGTAAGAAATGAGCGTAACTTATGAGCTTTTATAGCACCAACTGACATTGCAAAACTCTCAAAAAACCGATCTTTTATGCTGTTAAATTTACTCTTTTTAGTATTTTTTGGCTCTTTGTACTCATAAATTTGAGCTGATTTTTTGGTATCGTTTATGATATTTCCGTCTTTTATCTCAATAACTCTATTTGCCCAAGCCGCTATTTCTTTATCATGAGTGACTACTATGATAGTATGGCCGTCTTTATGTAAATCACGCAAAATCTCCATAACCATAACGCCACTAGCACTATCCAAAGCTCCAGTTGGCTCATCGCAAAGCAAAATCTCGCCACCATTCATAAGTGCTCTTGCGATGCTAACTCGCTGCTGCTGACCGCCACTTAGATGATTTGGGTAAGCGTCGCATTTTTCTTTTAACCCAAGCTTATCGAGTAGCTCTTTTGCTATTTCAAGCCTTTTTGCTTTGCTTACGCCAGCATAAACTCCAGGCAAAGCCACGTTGCTTTTGCTATCGTTTGAGCTAAGTAGATTGTATCTTTGGAAGATAAATCCAAATTTTTTAAGCCGCAAAGCAGACAATCCGTCTCTATCAAATTTACTTATATCTTGATTTTCTAGCAAATACGTTCCAGATGTCGGGGTATCAAGACAGCCAAGAATATTCATAAGCGTGGATTTTCCACTACCTGATTGTCCTATGATAGCTACAAACTCGCCTTTATCAATGGTTAAATTTATACCCTTTAAAACCTCACTTTGCACCCCACCGATTGCAAAGCTTTTTTTGATATTTTTAAGCTCTATCATCTCATTCTCATATTTGGTTTTTTATTTAGTATCGCTTCAAGCTCTTTAGCGTCTAGTTGAGATGTGATGATAGTATCACCCTCTTTAAGCCCTGAGATTATCTGCGTATTTACGCTGTTGCTGATACCTGCTTCGACTCTTACTTTTTGGACAGCGTCACCATTTTTGACTAATACATAGCTTCCTTTTTCATCATTTTTTATAGCAAGAGTTGGAAGTATGAGCGCGTCTTTTATCTCTTTTATGATGATTTTGTTTTGTGTTGTCATACCGATTCTTAGCATATTTTCAGGGTTGTCTACTTGAAATTTAGCGTAATAATAAACCGCCGAACTGCTTGAGCTTGAGCTGCTTGATGAGCTACTTGAAGTTGTTTTGTATTTGCCATCACTTAGCGTTGTAAGGCCTGGATCAATTGAGCTTAGAGTTCCTGTGAATTTTTTATTTATATTTGATAAAATGCTATATTCGACCCTGTCGCCTACTTTTATATTTGGCACGTCGCCTTCGCTGACTTGCATTTTTATCTCCATTTTACTAAGGTCGGCTATATTTACGATTGTTGGAGTTGTTTGATTGACATTTATCGTCTGACCGACCTCGACAGGCACGGAGACTACGACACCATCAAGTGGAGATCTGATGTCTGTGTAGCCTAAATTTGTCCTAGCTGTGTTTATCTCTATTTTGGTTTGTTTGATTTGAGCTTCTATCTCTTTTAGGCTTGCATTTTTAGCGCTCAATGTATTTTTGAAATTTTCTATATTTTCTTTTGAAGTTGCGTTTTTAGCGCCCAGTTCAAGCTCTCTTTCATACTGAGTTTTAGCTATATTTGAAGCGATTTTCGCTGAGTTTAGCTTAGCATTTAGTATTTCAAGTGCTGCCATTTGCTGATCTAGAGTATTTTTTTGTTTTACTGAGTCGATTTGGGCTATTCTATCGCCTTTTTTGACCCCATCTCCGACCTTGACAAAAAGTTCTTGTATCTGTCCGCCTACTTGCGCACCGACATCTACTAAATTTAGAGCAAAAACCTCGCCCACAGCTTCCACGCTTTGAGTCAGATTGCCTTTTTTAACCTGAGTTGTTATGTACTCATTTTTAGGCTTTTGTGACTGATTATAGTACCAAAAACCACCGATCAATGCCAAAACTACGACTAAAATTCCTATTTTTTTCATTCAAACTCTTTCTGAAATTACTATATTTTGGTTATTATATAAATTTTTTGTGAATGTGATGTTAAGAATGGATTGATTTTTGCTTTATATAATGAAATATTTTACTTAATCAATCAAATTTGTTTAATAAAATTAAATATTTTTTAAAATAATATTAAATAGATTAAAAAAATATGGTAAAATATGAAAAATTCGAAAAAGGAGTTCAGATATGACACTAACAGTTAAAAGCCCAATACTTGGTTTTGAAAACATTAAAAGCGTAGAGCTTACTAGCATAGATGATTTTTTTGTTAAATTAGAAGACAAAGACGGAAACACATCTTTCCCTATGGTAAATCCATACGCTTTAAGAAATTATGAATTCGAAATACCTACATATTACCAAAGCCTAATGGATATCAATGAAAACAGCGAGCTAAAAGTCTATACAATGCTAGTAATAAGCAGCCCAGTAGAAGAATCAAGCGTAAATTTCATGGCTCCAATCGTATGCAATATGAGTAATATGACACTTTCTCAAGTCGTATTAGATCCTATTCAATACCCAAATTACGGTCAAGCCGAAAAAATCGGTAGCTTTACCAAAAAATAATCAAGTGGTCCTTTGACCACTTACTTTAACTATGAAAAAAGCATTTTCTATACTTGAGCTAGTTCTAGCCATAATCATCATAGCCATAGCAGTAGCCAGCGTCCCAGCACTCATCAGCTCTAGCCTAAAGACAAACTCGCAATCCCTACTCCAAGAAGCAGTCGTCTCATCTAGCGCGAAGCTATCAGAAGTCACAGCTAGCTATTCATGGGCGAACTCTGCTGAAACAACACCGATTGTAGATATAACCAATAATTATAAAGGGCTTGGTTATATGTATAATCCAAGAGAGTTAAAAGTAGTTACTCCACTAGACCCTGTGGGTACAAGCGGAACATTATCTGTAAATGGCGATAGCTCAAGCCACAATATACTAAATTTAAACTACGCAATATCAGCTAGCAGAACAGATAATGAAGCTATGTTTGAGATAACAACCACAGCCAACAACGGCGAAGCACAAACCATAAAGCTAACAAACTATAGCTACAACATCGGCGAACCAGTCTATGGATACAAAGAGATAAGATGAAAAAAGCATTTACACTCATCGAGCTAGTCATCGTCATAACCATACTTGCTATTTTATCATCTATCGGCACTGATATTTTCGATAGAGTTTATATGAACTACGTCCAAACAAGAAGCCTACAAAAACTAGAGCTAGAAACTGGAATTTTAATAGAACAAATCGCAAAAAGACTAGAAAACCGTATCAAACCTACGCTTGCAGTATCTACTTATAATGGGTCAAACAAAAATACAGGTCATAAAACGCTTGCAGATGCTGGAAATATAGACTGGAAAGACAATAAAACCGAAATAACGTGGTTTAACCAAATGTATGAAACACAAAGATATAACGAGACCAATAATAGAAATATAGGCTGGAGTGGGTTTATAAATTTAGAAAGCATAAAAGCCAATGGAGATACTTTAACCATAACAACGCCAGGAAGTCATCTTCAAACAGTTCTCAAAGAAAAATATGGTAAAAACAATACTCCAGTATTGATATTTAAAGGCAATGATACAGATATCGCAGATTATTACAAAGTATATGATAATTATAGTAGTAAATACGCTCATAAAATAAACATAATCTCAGATGAGACATTTACAATAGATGTGAGAGGAAAAAAGCCAGTAAAAATTTACGAACAATACTGGCTCGCAGCTTATATTATTGGATTTAGGTTTGTAGCAACAGATCCAACAACAAAATTAAAAACGCTTAATTATATAGAATTTCCTTTTAGCAGCGAAGGCGGCGGAACGCTAATGAGTAAAAACGTAAGCTCACTAAATTTCAAAAGCACAGCAGATAATGGAGTGATAGTAAAGCTCTGTTTAGCCGATCCAAATTTTAATCTAACGCCAGATGAAAAAGACACAAATAAAAAACGTTATCTTGAAGTATGCAAAACAAAGGTTGTTTTATGAAAAAAGCTTTTAGTTTGATACTTGCTATCATATTTATAGTTCTTTTAGCCACTATTGGAATGCTATCTTTTGGAGTTTCGGCTACTGGAGTCAAACAAACAGACAACCTATATCTAAGCGAACAAGCAAAACTCATAGCAAAATCCGCCACCGAACACGCAATAATACAAATCCAACAATATGATTTTGCCACAAATTGCTTATATGAAATCCCAAAAAAATATCCAAATGATAGTGATTGGCTTCTACAATCCACAGTTTATGTGACATATATAGGTAAAAATAAACCAAATGGTTGCCCCGACAAAAACTGGATAGACTCTGGAGCCACAAAAGATCGCAATGGACTGGATATAAATGGCAAAACTCTTATCCAAGCAGTTGTCCTAGACACAGTTGTCGAGTCAAACCCAGCCGCAAACACTGAAGTCATCAGATACAGCAGAACAACCACGCAAAAACCTTGATTTTATGGTATAATTACTATACTTTTAATCAAAGGAGAAAAGATGAATACAAGTATTGTAGGAAAACAATTTGAGCTAACAGAATCTATCAAAAATTACGTTGATAGTGCGTTTGAAACTCTATCAAAATACAATCTTGACATTATCTCAGGAAGAGCTATCATATCAGCAGATGAAAAACAAGGCAAAAAAGGCTTTGATGTGGATTTTGCTATAAATTTAGCACACAAAGATACTATCGTAATCAGACAAAAAGACAAAGATCTCTACGCTGCAATTGACCTTGCAGTTGAGCGTGCGAGCAAAGTTTTACGCCGTCACCATGACAAACTCACAACTCACAAAAACAAAGATGATGAAAAAGCAAGTCTAAATCAAGTCAGTGAAGAGCTAGTCGAGGGCGTCGATGAAGTCATTCCAACCGAGCTTGAACTATACAAACCATTAGAAATTGAAGAGGCTATAGAAAAACTAAAAGCTTCAGGGGCGCAATTTTACGTATTTAACGATATAGATGCAAAAATGCGTGTAATCTATAAAAGAAACGACGGCAAATTCGGACTTTATTAAGATTTGAATTTTATTAAGATTTTGGAGCGAGCTTTCGCTCCAAGCTTAACTATACTTTTTTAAGATATTTTCTACTACTTTTGATATTTTTTCTACAGATTTTATTTCGCATTTTTCATTTATGCTATGAGGTGAGTAGATATTTGGCCCGATAGAACAAGCTTGCAAGCTGTTTTTAGCCCTATTTATCAGCACTCCACACTCCAGCCCAGCATGGACTGCGACCATTTTTGCATCTTTATTTATCTTTTTCATTTCGCCTAAAATATCTTTTGCAAACTCGCTAACAACTGGCTTCCAAGCCTGTGTTTCTTCCTCAAATCTCACCCCGAATCCAGCCAAACTAGCCAAATTCAAGGTCTGAAATTTCAGCTCTTCCCTGCCCTCATCACTCATCGATCTAGCAAAAAACTCAATTTCTAGCGCGTCATTATCTTGCTTAATGATAGATAAATTTATGCTATCAAGCACCACGCCCACGCTCTCATCATAACTTCTCACGCCTTGAGAAAAAGCGTTGATAAAGGCTAAAATTTGCTTAGAATTTGCCAGAGTTTTAACTTTTTGCTCTCCAAGAGATTTGACTTTTACCATTTCATTTGAGCTTAAATTTACTCCAGCGACCACAGCTTTTGCATTTACTGGTATTGAGTTGTTTCTCTCACCACCGCTCAAACTCACAAGCTCACAGCTATTTTGAGCTAGGAATTTAGCCAAAATCTTAATCGCATTTGGTATGTTTTTTATGATTTCAATGCCACTATGTCCGCCTTGCAGACCGCTAACTTCTACTTCATAAACTTGGCAAATTTGCTCATTTTTACTCAAATTTATACTCGCAAAAATGCTAACCCCACTCGCACATCCGATAAAAACACCATTCTCATCTTCGCTATCTAAATTCAAAATATTTTTGCTTTTTAGCGTTCCATTAAAGCCATTAGCTCCTAGCAAACCAACCTCTTCATTGTTTGTTATCAGCACTTCAAGATTATCAAATTTACTCATCATCTCCATTATGATAGCCACGCCTATACCATTATCTGAGCCAAGACTTGAGCCTTTAGCACTCAAAAACTCGCCATCATTTACAAGCTCTAAATTTGGAGCAAGCCCCACGCAAACCATGTCATAATGAGCTTGCAAGCAGATTTTTGGCTCACCTTTTATGGCGTGAATATTGCCAAACTCATCGGTGGCTACCTCAAATTTATGTTCTTTAGCAAACCACACCAAATACTCTCTAAGCTCATCAGTTTCAAAACTACAATGCGGTATTTTGCAAATTTGCTCAAAATATTCAAAAACTTTCATATATGCTTTTCCTTGTTTTTTAGCCAAAATTATAGCATTTTATGATAATATTACTGCCATGAAATATCTTATAAATTTTATATTATTAGCTTTTTTGTTGCAAGGTTGCCTTTGGGTAAATGAAAGAGGCATCTCAAACCGCTACTACAACGACTGCAAAGAGTATTATGACGCGGCTGGGATCTACCACAAAACCTGCGATGAAAATCTTGTAGATTGGTAATCATGAACCTTATAAATGACTTAAATAGAGGGTTATTTGAAAAGATAAACGCCCTAAAAAATTATAAATCCAAGACTATTTTTAACGACGCTTTAGAGCTTGAAATTGAGGATTTTGATGAGAGCATAACCAATTTAGCCAAAGAGTTAAAACCATGGAGAAAAGGGCCTTTTAAGCTGGGTGAGCTTTTTATAGATAGCGAGTGGAGAAGCTTTATCAAATTTAATCTTCTAAAACCGCATTTAAATTTAGATGGCAAAAACGTCGCTGATATCGGCTGTAATAACGGATATTATATGTTTAAAATGCTTGAGTTTAAGCCAAAAAGCATAACTGGATTTGACCCAAGCGTTCTTAGTTTTTTGCAATTTAGCTTTATA from Campylobacter iguaniorum includes the following:
- a CDS encoding Do family serine endopeptidase, which gives rise to MKKLTIISIITATSLLGANISFNDANTNYNRINPANDANTVLSFNSSIAKAKKSVVNISTSKTLKVQQGVNSLMDDPFFQEFFGFHFKLPKERNQKSTSLGSGVIISKDGYIVTNYHVVEDAEEIIVTLLDNSKEYKAKIIGSDPKTDLAIIKVDAKNFEAISFGDSSKALEGDIVFAIGNPFGVGGSISQGIISGLNKDNIGLNQYEDFIQTDASINPGNSGGALVDSRGALLGINSAILSRSGGNNGIGFAIPSNMVKTIAQKLIADGKISRGYIGVMISNLTDDQKEIYKSKKGALISNVEKDKPADKAGLKRGDLIIKIDDQNVENATDLKNIIGSLAPNKEIKVTYERAGQNSTTELKLIDMDNTSAVKKNDYSSDGLTLKNLSDDVRAKNQIPKDIKGIIIAEVAPNSNAANAGFEVGDVIIQVNETTINSIDDYVKELKNSRKQDRKLMIWINRLGVLMGLVLK
- a CDS encoding response regulator transcription factor codes for the protein MINILMIEDDLELAEILTEYLEQFDIKVTTCDDPYIGLSTLNTSKFDLTILDLTLPGIDGLEVCKEIRKRHSIPIIISSARHDLSDKVNAFEFGADDYLPKPYNPQELLARIKSHLRRRSITEEETKSIKKDLVCDDFKHIITLEGVPLNLTVAEYDILSYLIKKEGGAISREELIYNCDSINEDSTNKSIDVIIGRIRAKLGENPKDPKYIHAIRGVGYKLEQ
- a CDS encoding ArsS family sensor histidine kinase, whose translation is MKFSSIFYTITFIFVIATTSIFLAFLWLMDYDKQNYSRELNTKYSVVARATLLHLNELISDEEYENQTKDLDMSKLSNKAKIDEILKNALVLEEISAEIGSSAILLYKKQNYLKISHNDTTLLLKDNDYQPYRYDIIKVIFGLVFFILLVTYVFIIKKIKPLRKLKRQIDKFATGDLNIQNISTGNDEISEVADAFYNAVTQIKNLNHSRQLFLRNIMHELKTPITKGRITAEMIEKNKNQERLIGVFERLESLINEFAAVERATSGLLIETAKPCNIIDIIDEAIDLAMVEKEYVSVHIISDISINADFKLISIAFKNMIDNGLKYSNDKHITISVNENSIKFITQGQKLENDLAYYIEPFTQGSNAKKSFGLGLYIVDNILKSHGLNLEYEYKNGLNIFKFCGLGGESTKKQNSSS
- a CDS encoding ComEC/Rec2 family competence protein, with product MKIFENTRQIAIFVAVCLCIFSLNLAFEYYKFSKFTSKDYAFLDAKVLQNYQKTKNDKSYFVLKLRADDFEFYTTSKKEIQANYLKIGVITKQVKFKDYIKGVFYMPNFKIENLQKEPNLKDKLQNFITSQHQSPKLKELYSALYLATPISKDLRGDVTSWGIAHIIAISGFHLGIIFGVMFFIIKFAYARLSDRFFPYRNINFEISLFIFVCLGFYLWILDFTPSFLRSYVMGVVGFVLVSFGLKVFKIENLLLCVILSMIFVPNLVFSIGFYFSCLGVFFIFLYIHHFGDKKDLKSPKMMILHGLMLEIFVFSAMNLPVFYFFSPAGLFQLSVIPLGYVFVLFYPLSVFLHIFGIGGIFDELMLKFIQYADTSTQISTPFWLFVAFNLALPLAYKFKLVAVLVGLAGAILFFGGLAT
- a CDS encoding TolC family protein, translating into MKNILVILLGFLFAGCAAKSLNYEVKEVSFYEPVWYIDFNQSTLNSLVKTALKNNEDVNVAALNLRQALLKAGVAKDDLFPTAQAGAKATTQRDISTSNDWKNGFSSNFSLSYELDIFGKILDNYDARLWDAKTSELDLQNLKLTIVNSVVDTYFNILYVNDVVRNLELNLENLKSLDELVRLKYELGKEEILSVRQSKQNILNVQNQLLSQKRAQESNYEILKNLTRSEILLDKFSLEAVQTTDIGLEIKFEELGKRPDINAAISKLNSSFYDYKISEKNLYPSVSLGASLSDSASKFSDSFGFNILGGNLNINLPFLDYSRLKKQINISELEFRKNVLGYEKTLSNAANEVIKYVGFYDIDKKRYLNFEQIKEHNQKIVEIYENKYDFGRVELKDLLEAKNALISAQNSLLNQKYLLLNDELNYYKSIAK